A genomic region of Cannabis sativa cultivar Pink pepper isolate KNU-18-1 chromosome 1, ASM2916894v1, whole genome shotgun sequence contains the following coding sequences:
- the LOC133033701 gene encoding disease resistance protein RUN1-like has translation METEQSSRNSSSCSSPITDTILNIDSPKYDVFLSFRGEDTRKNFMGHLRVSLFAKGIKSFIDDDQIERGRYISTQLLQAIEDSKCSIVIFSPNYASSTWCLDELVKIIDCMKTRGQIVIPIFYNIDPSDIRKQTGRFGESFAVHEQNLKDEMERINGWRTALKEVTALAGLDIQNYRYP, from the coding sequence ATGGAAACAGAACAATCTTCCAGGAATTCAAGTTCATGTAGTTCTCCAATCACTGATACAATTCTAAATATTGATTCACCAAAGTATGATGTATTCTTGAGTTTTAGAGGTGAGGACACTCGAAAGAACTTCATGGGTCATTTGAGAGTTTCTTTGTTTGCAAAAGGAATAAAAAGCTTCATAGATGATGATCAAATCGAAAGAGGTCGATATATATCTACACAACTACTCCAAGCCATAGAAGATTCAAAGTGTTCAATCGTGATTTTCTCACCAAACTATGCTTCATCCACATGGTGTTTGGATGAACTCGtcaaaatcattgattgtatgAAAACAAGAGGTCAAATCGTAATACCCATCTTCTACAACATCGATCCATCTGATATTCGCAAACAGACAGGGCGTTTCGGCGAGTCATTTGCTGTTCACGAACAAAATCTAAAGGATGAGATGGAAAGGATTAATGGCTGGAGGACTGCCTTAAAAGAAGTTACTGCTCTTGCTGGTTTGGATATACAAAACTACAGGTATCCTTAA
- the LOC133029063 gene encoding uncharacterized protein LOC133029063, with translation MEMLQKTNPGTIIDIEKQDDDSFKYAFVALNAAIKGWPNCKPIIVVDATFLKVAYGGTLLTANTQDAESKDFPLAYCIVDSENDKSWEWLLKKIKEAFGVREYQCLISDRHESTIKATRKVFPEITHGYYIFHLLSNLKTKFKKKNAKHFRAPFFAAAKAYTEMEFEFHMRELDNLDKRIRPYLEKIGHEKWSRYHSKNNRYSTMTSNIAEALDSANLAERETPVTTLMECLRAQMQEWTYNNRKEAQKCTTRLTPSSEKKLIGNYVQSLRLTVKPANQNLFEVIDEDRTRIVNLKDKTCTCNRFQKNEMSCNHPVAVMKDLNINTYNYCAQYYTSKTWLQTYEETVYPVGNVREWELPDFFKHVIVLPPKESIKSGRPRKRKMATAWETKKQNKCGKCGQKGHNKKTCRRITT, from the exons ATGGAAATGCTACAAAAAACAAATCcag GAACGATAATTGACATAGAGAAACAAGATGATGATAGTTTCAAATATGCATTTGTTGCATTGAATGCTGCTATAAAAGGTTGGCCAAACTGCAAACCAATCATCGTTGTTGACGCTACATTCCTAAAGGTCGCGTATGGAGGCACGTTGCTCACTGCCAACACACAAGATGCAGAATCAAAAGATTTTCCGCTTGCATACTGCATAGTTGATTCTGAGAACGATAAATCATGGGAGtggttattaaaaaaaataaaagaagcatTCGGGGTTCGAGAATATCAATGCCTAATATCAGACAGACATGAAAGCACCATCAAAGCAACTAGGAAAGTGTTCCCTGAAATAACACATGGCTACTACATCTTCCACCTCTTGTCCAAcctcaaaacaaaattcaaaaaaaaaaatgcaaagcaTTTCAGAGCTCCATTCTTTGCAGCCGCAAAAGCTTACACAGAAATGGAGTTTGAATTCCATATGAGGGAGCTAGACAACTTGGATAAGCGCATAAGACCGTACCTGGAAAAAATTGGCCATGAAAAATGGTCAAGGTATCATTCAAAAAACAACag GTACTCTACCATGACATCAAACATAGCTGAGGCACTGGACTCGGCAAATTTAGCAGAAAGGGAAACACCAGTCACAACATTAATGGAGTGCTTGAGGGCACAAATGCAAGAGTGGACATACAATAATAGAAAGGAGGCACAAAAATGCACAACAAGGCTGACACCATCATCTGAGAAAAAACTCATAGGGAACTATGTACAGTCATTGCGACTAACA GTGAAACCAGCAAACCAAAACCTATTTGAGGTGATAGATGAAGACAGAACAAGAATAGTAAACTTGAAGGACAAGACGTGCACATGCAACAGATTTCAAAAAAATGAAATGTCATGTAACCATCCAGTCGCCGTCATGAAGGACTTgaacataaacacatacaactaCTGTGCACAATACTACACATCAAAAACATGGCTGCAAACATATGAAGAAACAGTATACCCAGTTGGAAACGTTAGAGAATGGGAACTACCAGATTTTTTTAAACACGTCATAGTGTTGCCTCCAAAAGAAAGCATCAAGTCTGGAAGGCCGAGGAAAAGAAAAATGGCAACAGCTTGGgaaacaaagaaacaaaacaagTGTGGCAAGTGTGGACAAAAAGGACATAACAAAAAGACATGCAGAAGAATTACAACATAG